In a single window of the Chthoniobacterales bacterium genome:
- a CDS encoding Calx-beta domain-containing protein — protein sequence MKRHLLFPLWIVLPVSMALAADPTNPILFVTQVPMPEEVNTRTIPSSYMSCVSPFGSHLGGTAFAGRGGSLWVRFPANANPNLNHQLVDLLAVADWSAIPGGNPGASAIAVRNPSVYWDKSKAVFSMVAGAPTGPNDTTNFVWQLYEITLPTQAQLNAAVQPVLTKVANQPAYNNVMPCYAPGGQFVFASDRPYNGQPHLTQREEYLGLPTVSGLWKLDPAANILQLLHHAPSGAFSPSIDSAGRLIFVNWDHLSRDIEAVTDERDSDPSFSEPDPNVFGGWHATGNGSGNFADETAGAAFVLGLPWGQGPHLDFFPEPRNADKKTLTLEWNNTINGVATNIFMPWMINLDGTGSEILNHVGRHEVAGAIKRNFTTDNNLVDLNPSLAPGYGGLVPHNFFSNFFWAHEDPLQAGTFFGTDSVDLGTHGAGQIVKLTNAGANVNPDTMLVGYVTSSVTGAAKPQNIPIVRVGMNITQPPTPFTPLTTPETLYRTPVPLADGVLIASTATGIDQTDWNRGTVSQPSTPWNFRIKSLKLQSGTFVPDIALTNGLTITTSYFIPGVAQPVTFTNVAAWELDPVEIAARPVPVATSSTIDPIEAAVFAANGVDIPTFQNYLVQQNAALSVSRNVTKRDLHDRQQPFNLKISWSNTQTTAPSPNNAPLYNVGWIQFLQADLRRGYLLGGATPSEGRRVVATPLHDTMSENVATPGAPPGSVRLGDDGSFAAILPAGKAMTWHLLDNDANKTSQVKERFWVTFKKGEIRSCANCHGINTSDQSGTVANPIPRPTNPPQALATLLQSWKSTHPSGTMQHATSGITLPHNSGVANLSVTRTSGSTGPVSVDFATANGTAVAGTDYSAASGTLSWIDADTAAKTITITLLNNPAAVTNKTFTVNLTNPLNGSLGTPATATVTLTPTGGATPTPTPPPTATPSPTPGSSATPTPAPTGTPSPTPGGSATPTPTPMATPTPTPGSSPTPTPAPTATPTPTPGSSPTPIPAQFGNISSRISVGTGNDVLIGGFIITGTQSKKVIVRAIAPSLPIPGVLADPTLELHDSNGQLLQTNDNWVDSPNKQEILNSLPPTNDKESAIVATLAPGAYTAIVSGVNGTTGIAVVEVYDLNTAADSKLANISTRAPVQTGNNILIGGFIVLGQQSQHVIVRALGPSLPFNGTLPDPTLELHDGNGTQFAANDNWRTDQEAEILATIPPQNDAESAIVATLQPGNYTAVVRGVNGTVGVGLIEVYHLP from the coding sequence ATCCCATTCTTTTCGTCACCCAGGTTCCGATGCCGGAAGAGGTAAACACGCGCACGATCCCGAGCAGCTACATGTCGTGCGTGTCCCCTTTCGGGAGTCATCTGGGCGGGACTGCGTTTGCGGGCAGAGGCGGCTCGCTTTGGGTTCGTTTCCCGGCCAACGCAAATCCTAATCTCAATCATCAACTCGTGGACCTGCTGGCGGTCGCCGATTGGAGCGCGATCCCCGGCGGCAACCCGGGGGCGAGCGCCATCGCCGTCCGGAATCCGAGCGTTTATTGGGACAAGAGCAAAGCGGTCTTCAGCATGGTCGCGGGCGCGCCGACCGGGCCTAACGACACCACCAATTTCGTCTGGCAGCTCTACGAAATTACTCTTCCCACCCAGGCGCAACTGAATGCCGCCGTCCAGCCCGTCCTGACGAAAGTAGCGAACCAGCCCGCTTATAACAACGTCATGCCGTGTTACGCGCCCGGCGGCCAATTCGTTTTCGCCAGTGACCGTCCCTACAACGGCCAGCCGCACCTGACCCAGCGGGAGGAATACCTCGGCCTCCCTACCGTCAGCGGGCTTTGGAAGCTCGACCCCGCCGCCAACATCCTCCAGTTGCTTCATCACGCGCCCAGCGGGGCGTTTTCGCCCTCAATCGACAGCGCAGGCCGGCTCATTTTTGTGAACTGGGACCATCTCTCGCGCGACATCGAGGCCGTCACGGATGAACGCGATAGCGATCCGAGCTTTAGCGAACCCGACCCCAACGTTTTCGGCGGCTGGCACGCCACCGGTAATGGCTCCGGAAATTTTGCGGACGAAACCGCGGGCGCAGCTTTCGTCCTTGGATTGCCGTGGGGTCAGGGCCCGCACCTGGACTTCTTTCCCGAGCCGCGGAACGCCGACAAAAAGACGCTCACTCTCGAATGGAACAACACCATCAACGGCGTCGCGACCAATATTTTTATGCCGTGGATGATCAATCTCGATGGCACCGGCAGCGAGATCCTGAATCATGTGGGTCGTCACGAAGTCGCTGGCGCGATCAAACGCAACTTCACTACCGATAACAACCTGGTGGATTTGAATCCCTCCCTGGCACCCGGTTACGGCGGCCTGGTTCCCCATAACTTCTTCAGCAACTTCTTTTGGGCGCACGAAGACCCGCTCCAGGCGGGAACTTTTTTCGGCACCGATTCCGTCGACCTCGGCACCCACGGCGCCGGACAAATCGTCAAACTGACGAACGCCGGCGCGAATGTGAATCCCGACACCATGCTGGTCGGCTACGTCACCTCGAGCGTCACCGGCGCGGCCAAGCCGCAGAATATCCCGATTGTGCGCGTCGGGATGAACATCACCCAGCCCCCCACTCCCTTCACCCCGCTCACCACCCCGGAAACGCTTTATCGGACGCCGGTGCCGCTCGCCGATGGCGTGCTCATCGCCTCGACCGCCACCGGGATCGACCAGACTGATTGGAATCGCGGGACGGTTTCGCAGCCCTCCACTCCCTGGAATTTCAGGATCAAGTCGCTCAAGCTCCAAAGCGGCACGTTCGTGCCCGACATCGCGTTGACAAATGGCCTAACGATCACAACGAGCTACTTCATTCCAGGAGTAGCGCAGCCGGTCACCTTTACGAACGTCGCCGCATGGGAACTGGATCCGGTTGAGATTGCCGCCCGCCCGGTGCCGGTCGCAACCAGCTCCACGATCGATCCGATCGAAGCCGCCGTCTTCGCCGCCAACGGCGTCGATATTCCCACGTTCCAAAATTATCTCGTCCAGCAAAACGCCGCGCTTAGCGTCAGCCGCAACGTCACAAAACGGGACCTGCATGATCGCCAGCAACCCTTCAACTTGAAAATTTCCTGGTCGAACACGCAGACAACCGCGCCTTCGCCTAACAACGCTCCGCTTTACAACGTTGGCTGGATCCAGTTCCTCCAGGCCGATCTTCGCCGGGGTTATCTGCTGGGCGGCGCCACGCCCTCGGAAGGCCGGCGCGTTGTCGCCACCCCTTTGCACGACACTATGTCGGAAAACGTCGCCACCCCGGGCGCACCTCCCGGGTCGGTTCGGCTGGGGGATGACGGCTCGTTCGCCGCGATTTTGCCGGCCGGAAAAGCAATGACCTGGCACCTGCTCGATAACGACGCGAACAAGACCAGCCAGGTGAAGGAACGCTTCTGGGTCACTTTCAAGAAAGGCGAAATCCGGAGCTGCGCGAATTGCCATGGCATCAACACGTCAGATCAGAGCGGGACCGTAGCGAACCCGATTCCCAGACCGACGAACCCGCCTCAGGCGCTCGCGACTTTGCTGCAAAGCTGGAAGTCGACTCACCCGTCCGGAACGATGCAGCATGCTACCTCCGGCATCACCCTTCCGCACAACAGCGGAGTGGCGAATTTAAGCGTGACCCGCACCAGCGGCAGCACCGGACCCGTAAGCGTGGATTTCGCAACCGCGAACGGCACGGCGGTGGCCGGAACGGACTATTCGGCGGCCAGCGGCACGCTTTCCTGGATCGACGCCGACACCGCCGCGAAGACGATTACAATCACGCTTTTGAACAACCCGGCCGCCGTTACCAACAAGACATTTACCGTCAATCTCACCAACCCACTCAACGGATCACTAGGGACGCCCGCGACGGCTACCGTCACCCTCACGCCTACCGGAGGGGCTACGCCGACACCCACACCTCCGCCCACCGCAACGCCAAGTCCGACACCCGGCAGTTCGGCGACGCCCACACCCGCGCCCACGGGGACGCCAAGTCCGACACCCGGCGGATCGGCCACACCCACCCCTACTCCGATGGCCACGCCGACTCCGACACCGGGCAGTTCGCCGACGCCGACCCCTGCTCCCACCGCCACCCCAACTCCGACGCCCGGCAGTTCGCCGACCCCGATCCCCGCCCAATTCGGCAACATCTCATCGCGCATTAGCGTCGGCACCGGCAACGACGTCTTGATCGGCGGTTTCATCATCACCGGCACTCAATCCAAAAAGGTGATCGTTCGCGCGATTGCGCCTTCGTTGCCGATTCCAGGAGTGCTCGCTGATCCGACCCTGGAGCTGCATGACAGCAACGGCCAGTTGCTGCAGACCAACGACAACTGGGTCGACAGCCCCAACAAACAGGAAATTCTCAATTCCCTTCCGCCGACCAACGACAAGGAATCCGCCATTGTCGCCACCCTCGCGCCAGGGGCTTACACCGCCATCGTCAGCGGAGTCAACGGCACCACCGGGATCGCGGTCGTCGAAGTTTACGATCTCAATACGGCCGCCGATTCCAAGCTCGCCAATATTTCCACGCGCGCGCCGGTCCAGACCGGTAACAACATCCTGATTGGCGGGTTCATTGTCCTGGGGCAGCAATCCCAACACGTCATTGTTCGTGCCCTCGGCCCATCCCTTCCCTTCAATGGAACGCTCCCCGATCCCACCCTCGAATTGCATGACGGCAACGGGACCCAGTTCGCCGCCAACGATAACTGGCGAACCGACCAGGAGGCAGAAATCCTGGCCACCATCCCGCCCCAGAACGACGCGGAATCCGCGATCGTAGCCACCTTGCAGCCGGGCAATTACACCGCTGTGGTTCGCGGCGTAAATGGAACTGTGGGTGTGGGGTTGATCGAGGTCTATCACCTCCCGTAA